In a single window of the Candidatus Hydrogenedentota bacterium genome:
- a CDS encoding sterol desaturase family protein produces the protein MLVLLWTAESTVPMFAGRTGRVRHGAVNLVLGVANAVLAALIFGASMLFVTEWARLQPFGLLHWLALPAWVEWPLGLVLFDGWMYTWHRLSHRVKFLWRFHAVHHSDRAMDVTSAVRFHTGEIVISSTARLMVLPLIGLTMPQLLLYEAILLPVILFHHSNIRIPSGLDRALRCVITTPWMHWVHHSNWQPETDSNFSSVLSIWDRLFGTFRLRDDPGTIQLGLDDGQEKGEWQSLRAIITSPFRKQARTPRQDQTPG, from the coding sequence ATGCTGGTACTCCTCTGGACCGCCGAATCCACCGTGCCCATGTTTGCCGGGCGAACGGGGCGTGTGCGCCATGGCGCGGTCAACCTTGTGCTTGGCGTGGCCAACGCGGTGCTTGCGGCGCTGATCTTCGGTGCCTCCATGCTGTTCGTGACGGAGTGGGCACGCCTGCAGCCCTTTGGCCTTCTCCATTGGCTGGCGCTGCCCGCCTGGGTGGAATGGCCGCTGGGGCTGGTGCTATTCGACGGGTGGATGTACACCTGGCACCGGCTGAGCCATCGGGTGAAATTTTTGTGGCGTTTCCACGCGGTGCACCATTCCGATCGGGCGATGGATGTGACCTCGGCGGTGCGCTTTCACACGGGCGAGATTGTGATTTCGTCCACGGCGCGGCTGATGGTGTTGCCGTTGATTGGTCTGACGATGCCCCAGCTTCTGCTCTACGAAGCGATCTTGCTGCCGGTGATTCTCTTCCACCACAGCAATATCCGAATCCCCTCGGGTCTGGATCGGGCGCTGCGCTGTGTCATCACCACGCCGTGGATGCACTGGGTCCATCACTCGAACTGGCAGCCGGAGACCGATTCCAATTTTTCGAGCGTGCTTTCCATCTGGGATCGGCTCTTTGGCACATTTCGCCTGCGGGACGACCCCGGCACGATCCAGCTCGGGCTGGACGATGGTCAGGAGAAGGGGGAGTGGCAGTCGCTTCGGGCAATCATCACATCACCCTTCCGAAAGCAAGCCCGAACCCCGCGACAGGACCAGACTCCGGGCTGA